One Lutra lutra chromosome 7, mLutLut1.2, whole genome shotgun sequence DNA window includes the following coding sequences:
- the ANGEL1 gene encoding protein angel homolog 1 isoform X1, translating to MMYPAGPGSGDSPEGFPEQPRLQPQIGNHTAQTLDAFFTCRKNALLAKNSSTQVEGDFAMAPRGPDQEECEGLLQQWREEGSSQVLSTSSEGPLVDKGLAQSSLALLMDNPGEQDAASEDKWSSRQLSDLRAAENLEEPFPEVLGEEPLPEVEGPMWAAVPMQTGSQYADCAVLPMGALAAEQWEEDPAVVAWSIAPEPLPQEEAPIWPFDGLGQLQPPPMEIPYHEILWREWEDFSAQPDAQGLEAGDGPQFQFTLMSYNILAQDLMQQSSELYLHCHPDILNWNYRFANLMQEFQHWDPDILCLQEVQEDHYWEQLEPSLRMMGFTCFYKRRTGCKTDGCAVCYKPTRFRLLCASPVEYFRPGLELLNRDNVGLVLLLQPLVPEGLGQVSVAPLCVANTHVLYNPRRGDVKLAQMAILLAEVDKVARLSDGSHCPIILCGDLNSVPDSPLYNFIRDGELQYHGMPAWKVSGQEDFSHQLYQRKLQAPLWPSSLGITDYCQYFSSCHPKRAERLKYSRDFLLQFRFCDIACQRPVGLVLMEGVTDTKPERPAAWAPPVLEEDTLEPEPVFPRTVGTIQHCLHLTSVYTHFLPQHGRPEVTTMPLGLGTTVDYIFFSAESCENGNRTDRRLYPDGTLKLLGRLSLLSEEILWAANGLPNPFCSSDHLCLLASFGMEVTAP from the exons ATGATGTACCCAGCTGGTCCTGGATCTGGTGACTCCCCAGAGGGCTTCCCCGAGCAACCGAGGCTCCAGCCACAAATCGGAAATCACACAGCTCAGACACTAG ATGCTTTCTTCACATGTCGAAAAAATGCCCTCCTGGCGAAGAACTCATCCACCCAGGTAGAGGGCGACTTTGCCATGGCCCCTCGGGGGCCCGACCAGGAGGAGTGTGAGGGCCTGCTACAGCAGTGGCGAGAAGAAGGGTCGAGCCAGGTGCTCTCAACTTCGAGTGAGGGTCCCCTGGTAGATAAGGGACTAGCCCAGAGCAGCCTGGCGCTCCTGATGGATAATCCTGGAGAACAGGATGCTGCTTCAGAGGACAAGTGGTCCAGCAGGCAGCTGAGTGACCTGCGGGCAGCAGAGAACCTGGAGGAGCCTTTCCCCGAGGTGCTAGGAGAGGAGCCACTGCCAGAGGTCGAGGGCCCAATGTGGGCAGCTGTCCCCATGCAGACCGGCTCCCAATATGCAGACTGTGCTGTCCTCCCAATGGGTGCCCTGGCTGCAGAGCAGTGGGAAGAGGACCCTGCAGTGGTGGCCTGGAGCATAGCACCTGAGCCTTTGCCCCAGGAAGAGGCTCCCATCTGGCCTTTTGATGGCCTGGGGCAGTTGCAGCCTCCCCCAATGGAAATCCCGTATCATG AAATCTTGTGGCGAGAATGGGAGGatttctctgctcagccagaTGCTCAGGGCCTGGAGGCAGGGGATGGCCCTCAGTTCCAGTTCACTCTGATGTCCTATAACATCCTGGCCCAGGACCTGATGCAGCAGAGCTCAGAGCTCTACCTGCATTGCCACCCGGACATCCTCAATTGGAACTATCGCTTTGCGAACCTCATGCAGGAATTCCAGCACTGGGACCCGGAT ATCCTGTGTCTCCAGGAAGTCCAAGAAGATCATTACTGGGAGCAGCTGGAGCCTTCTCTGCGAATGATGG GTTTTACCTGTTTCTACAAGAGGAGGACCGGGTGTAAGACAGATGGCTGTGCTGTTTGCTACAAGCCCACGAGATTCCGTCTGCTCTGTGCCAGCCCTGTGGAGTACTTCCGGCCTGGCTTGGAGCTCCTCAATCGGGACAACGTGGGCTTAGTGTTGCTGCTGCAGCCACTAGTCCCAGAAGGCCTGGGGCAAGTCTCGGTGGCCCCCCTCTGTGTGGCAAATACCCACGTCTTATACAACCCACGCCGGGGTGATGTCAAGCTGGCCCAGATGGCCATTCTCTTGGCCGAAGTGGACAAAGTAGCCAGGTTGTCTGATGGCAGCCATTGCCCCATCATCTTGTGCGGGGATCTGAATTCTGTTCCTGATTCACCTCTCTACAACTTCATCAGGGACGGAGAGCTCCAGTACCATGGGATGCCAGCCTGGAAG GTGTCTGGACAGGAAGACTTCTCCCATCAGCTTTACCAGAGGAAGCTGCAGGCCCCACTCTGGCCCAGCTCCCTGGGCATCACTGACTACTGTCAGTATTTCTCCTCCTGTCACCCCAAGAGAGCAG AGAGACTGAAGTATAGCCGAGACTTTCTGCTGCAATTCCGTTTCTGCGACATTGCCTGTCAGCGACCAGTCGGACTGGTTCTTATGGAAGGAGTGACAGATACTAAGCCAG AGCGACCTGCTGCCTGGGCCCCGCCTGTCCTTGAGGAAGACACTTTGGAGCCTGAGCCTGTCTTCCCCAG GACTGTAGGCACCATCCAGCACTGCCTTCACCTGACCTCAGTATATACTCATTTCCTGCCCCAGCATGGCCGCCCAGAGGTCACCACAATGCCCTTGGGTCTTGGAACGACAGTGGATTACATCTTCTTCTCAGCTGAGTCCTGCGAGAATGGGAACAGAACTG ATCGCAGGCTGTATCCAGATGGGACTCTCAAGCTTCTGGGccgtctctccctcctctctgaagAGATTCTCTGGGCTGCCAATGGCTTGCCCAATCCCTTCTGCTCTTCAGACCACCTCTGCCTGCTGGCCAGCTTTGGGATGGAAGTCACCGCCCCATGA
- the ANGEL1 gene encoding protein angel homolog 1 isoform X2 yields the protein MIASCLCYLLLPAARLFRALSDAFFTCRKNALLAKNSSTQVEGDFAMAPRGPDQEECEGLLQQWREEGSSQVLSTSSEGPLVDKGLAQSSLALLMDNPGEQDAASEDKWSSRQLSDLRAAENLEEPFPEVLGEEPLPEVEGPMWAAVPMQTGSQYADCAVLPMGALAAEQWEEDPAVVAWSIAPEPLPQEEAPIWPFDGLGQLQPPPMEIPYHEILWREWEDFSAQPDAQGLEAGDGPQFQFTLMSYNILAQDLMQQSSELYLHCHPDILNWNYRFANLMQEFQHWDPDILCLQEVQEDHYWEQLEPSLRMMGFTCFYKRRTGCKTDGCAVCYKPTRFRLLCASPVEYFRPGLELLNRDNVGLVLLLQPLVPEGLGQVSVAPLCVANTHVLYNPRRGDVKLAQMAILLAEVDKVARLSDGSHCPIILCGDLNSVPDSPLYNFIRDGELQYHGMPAWKVSGQEDFSHQLYQRKLQAPLWPSSLGITDYCQYFSSCHPKRAERLKYSRDFLLQFRFCDIACQRPVGLVLMEGVTDTKPERPAAWAPPVLEEDTLEPEPVFPRTVGTIQHCLHLTSVYTHFLPQHGRPEVTTMPLGLGTTVDYIFFSAESCENGNRTDRRLYPDGTLKLLGRLSLLSEEILWAANGLPNPFCSSDHLCLLASFGMEVTAP from the exons ATGATCGCGTCGTGCCTGTGTTACCTGCTGCTGCCGGCCGCGCGCCTCTTCCGTGCCCTCTCAG ATGCTTTCTTCACATGTCGAAAAAATGCCCTCCTGGCGAAGAACTCATCCACCCAGGTAGAGGGCGACTTTGCCATGGCCCCTCGGGGGCCCGACCAGGAGGAGTGTGAGGGCCTGCTACAGCAGTGGCGAGAAGAAGGGTCGAGCCAGGTGCTCTCAACTTCGAGTGAGGGTCCCCTGGTAGATAAGGGACTAGCCCAGAGCAGCCTGGCGCTCCTGATGGATAATCCTGGAGAACAGGATGCTGCTTCAGAGGACAAGTGGTCCAGCAGGCAGCTGAGTGACCTGCGGGCAGCAGAGAACCTGGAGGAGCCTTTCCCCGAGGTGCTAGGAGAGGAGCCACTGCCAGAGGTCGAGGGCCCAATGTGGGCAGCTGTCCCCATGCAGACCGGCTCCCAATATGCAGACTGTGCTGTCCTCCCAATGGGTGCCCTGGCTGCAGAGCAGTGGGAAGAGGACCCTGCAGTGGTGGCCTGGAGCATAGCACCTGAGCCTTTGCCCCAGGAAGAGGCTCCCATCTGGCCTTTTGATGGCCTGGGGCAGTTGCAGCCTCCCCCAATGGAAATCCCGTATCATG AAATCTTGTGGCGAGAATGGGAGGatttctctgctcagccagaTGCTCAGGGCCTGGAGGCAGGGGATGGCCCTCAGTTCCAGTTCACTCTGATGTCCTATAACATCCTGGCCCAGGACCTGATGCAGCAGAGCTCAGAGCTCTACCTGCATTGCCACCCGGACATCCTCAATTGGAACTATCGCTTTGCGAACCTCATGCAGGAATTCCAGCACTGGGACCCGGAT ATCCTGTGTCTCCAGGAAGTCCAAGAAGATCATTACTGGGAGCAGCTGGAGCCTTCTCTGCGAATGATGG GTTTTACCTGTTTCTACAAGAGGAGGACCGGGTGTAAGACAGATGGCTGTGCTGTTTGCTACAAGCCCACGAGATTCCGTCTGCTCTGTGCCAGCCCTGTGGAGTACTTCCGGCCTGGCTTGGAGCTCCTCAATCGGGACAACGTGGGCTTAGTGTTGCTGCTGCAGCCACTAGTCCCAGAAGGCCTGGGGCAAGTCTCGGTGGCCCCCCTCTGTGTGGCAAATACCCACGTCTTATACAACCCACGCCGGGGTGATGTCAAGCTGGCCCAGATGGCCATTCTCTTGGCCGAAGTGGACAAAGTAGCCAGGTTGTCTGATGGCAGCCATTGCCCCATCATCTTGTGCGGGGATCTGAATTCTGTTCCTGATTCACCTCTCTACAACTTCATCAGGGACGGAGAGCTCCAGTACCATGGGATGCCAGCCTGGAAG GTGTCTGGACAGGAAGACTTCTCCCATCAGCTTTACCAGAGGAAGCTGCAGGCCCCACTCTGGCCCAGCTCCCTGGGCATCACTGACTACTGTCAGTATTTCTCCTCCTGTCACCCCAAGAGAGCAG AGAGACTGAAGTATAGCCGAGACTTTCTGCTGCAATTCCGTTTCTGCGACATTGCCTGTCAGCGACCAGTCGGACTGGTTCTTATGGAAGGAGTGACAGATACTAAGCCAG AGCGACCTGCTGCCTGGGCCCCGCCTGTCCTTGAGGAAGACACTTTGGAGCCTGAGCCTGTCTTCCCCAG GACTGTAGGCACCATCCAGCACTGCCTTCACCTGACCTCAGTATATACTCATTTCCTGCCCCAGCATGGCCGCCCAGAGGTCACCACAATGCCCTTGGGTCTTGGAACGACAGTGGATTACATCTTCTTCTCAGCTGAGTCCTGCGAGAATGGGAACAGAACTG ATCGCAGGCTGTATCCAGATGGGACTCTCAAGCTTCTGGGccgtctctccctcctctctgaagAGATTCTCTGGGCTGCCAATGGCTTGCCCAATCCCTTCTGCTCTTCAGACCACCTCTGCCTGCTGGCCAGCTTTGGGATGGAAGTCACCGCCCCATGA